One Peterkaempfera bronchialis DNA window includes the following coding sequences:
- a CDS encoding dienelactone hydrolase family protein, producing the protein MQFTSEQRLDDGVLEREFTLGEIPGTLWTPGAAPAPLILMAPNNGLPKRESRLVARARHYASFGYAVAAIDAPGCGDRPRSAADEQARADLRRAMQAGEPVDEIFESFIGPLVEKAVPEWRTTLDALLSLPEIGGPVGYSGWTAVGVRLAVVEPRIAAAGFFAGGYVPRAQREEAPQVTIPLLFLMQWDDEGNPRQRALDLFDAFGTKEKTLHANLGGHVGTPWFEVEDGSRFFDRHLK; encoded by the coding sequence ATGCAGTTCACTTCCGAGCAGCGCCTCGACGACGGCGTCCTCGAACGCGAATTCACCCTCGGTGAGATCCCCGGCACCCTGTGGACGCCTGGAGCCGCACCGGCTCCGCTGATCCTGATGGCCCCCAACAACGGCCTGCCCAAGAGGGAATCCCGGCTGGTGGCCCGGGCCCGGCACTACGCGTCGTTCGGCTACGCGGTGGCCGCCATCGACGCCCCCGGGTGCGGTGACCGGCCCCGTTCCGCCGCCGACGAGCAGGCCCGCGCCGACCTCCGCCGGGCGATGCAGGCCGGCGAGCCGGTCGATGAGATCTTCGAGTCCTTCATCGGCCCCCTGGTCGAAAAAGCGGTCCCGGAATGGCGGACCACCCTGGACGCCCTCCTCTCGCTGCCCGAGATCGGCGGGCCGGTCGGGTACTCGGGGTGGACCGCTGTCGGCGTTCGGCTGGCGGTGGTCGAGCCGCGCATCGCGGCCGCCGGCTTCTTCGCCGGGGGGTACGTGCCCCGCGCCCAGCGCGAGGAGGCCCCGCAGGTCACCATTCCGCTGCTGTTCCTGATGCAGTGGGACGACGAGGGGAACCCCCGGCAGCGGGCCCTGGACCTGTTCGACGCCTTCGGCACCAAGGAGAAGACGCTGCACGCCAATCTGGGCGGGCACGTCGGCACCCCGTGGTTCGAGGTGGAGGACGGGAGCCGGTTCTTCGACCGGCACCTGAAGTGA
- a CDS encoding VOC family protein, with amino-acid sequence MPEQTNAAPEGYTTVAPWVVTDDTGAFLDFVAQAFDGEELGRVATEDGLIGHGEIRVGDTVVLAFDRRADWPTMPSLLRVFVTDADQAFARAVAAGGQVVTALADNAFGQRGGRIKDPFGNIWWVVSHVEDVAEDEMWKRLQNPVYAEAMRVAQETLDAELSGHHGRSSAPVRTTS; translated from the coding sequence ATGCCGGAGCAGACCAACGCCGCGCCCGAGGGCTACACCACGGTTGCGCCCTGGGTCGTGACCGACGACACGGGGGCTTTCCTCGACTTCGTCGCCCAGGCGTTCGACGGGGAGGAGCTCGGGCGGGTGGCGACCGAGGACGGCTTGATCGGTCACGGTGAGATCCGCGTGGGCGACACCGTCGTGTTGGCCTTCGACCGGCGCGCGGACTGGCCCACCATGCCGAGCCTGCTCCGCGTGTTCGTCACCGACGCGGACCAGGCGTTCGCACGGGCCGTCGCGGCCGGCGGGCAGGTCGTCACCGCGCTGGCGGACAACGCCTTCGGACAGCGCGGCGGGCGCATCAAGGACCCCTTCGGCAACATCTGGTGGGTGGTCAGCCACGTGGAGGACGTCGCTGAGGACGAGATGTGGAAGCGGCTGCAGAACCCCGTCTACGCCGAGGCCATGCGCGTGGCCCAGGAGACGCTCGACGCTGAGCTCAGCGGTCATCACGGGCGCAGCAGCGCGCCCGTCAGGACGACCAGCTGA
- a CDS encoding DUF6343 family protein: MRGSKRRARGSVVYGPYRPPERPQRWRHERTGTEPVTARSDLKLRRTLSLIFAPLFLIGTAGFALLASQAVSGGPVPNRGTYVLFAAICAALAVIAVIDLVVIARRMSTGR; the protein is encoded by the coding sequence ATGCGTGGTTCGAAGCGGCGGGCCCGGGGGTCGGTGGTGTACGGGCCGTATCGGCCGCCGGAGCGGCCCCAGCGGTGGCGGCATGAGCGGACCGGGACCGAGCCCGTCACCGCTCGCAGTGACCTCAAGCTGCGGCGGACGCTGTCGCTGATCTTCGCCCCGCTGTTCCTCATCGGCACGGCCGGGTTCGCCCTGCTCGCCTCGCAGGCGGTCTCCGGCGGCCCGGTGCCCAACCGGGGCACCTATGTCCTCTTCGCCGCGATCTGCGCCGCCCTGGCCGTAATCGCGGTGATCGACCTGGTGGTCATCGCCCGCCGGATGTCCACGGGCAGGTAG